CCAAATCCAACTCAGCGTAGTTGACTTCATTCGGTTGTTCTGTTGGCGCCACCACTTTGTGGGGGGGACTAGTCCTATCTGGTTTCACGTTCACGTAGAAATGTTGCTCTTGTTTCAACAAATCGTCTAATTTGGCGTAATTCGTGTTGATGTCAACAGAATTGCGGCAGAGGGGACTCACCACGGCACTGTTCACGTATGTACTTTCTTCTGGCTGCTCAGCAGACTCCTGTTCTATGACCTCATTGTTGACATAGTGATGAGCCCCTAGACTACAGCAACGAGGCAACGGCCACTCACTGACCGGAGATTCGTGGATGCTCACATATCCACCGGGTGAAACCGTTCTGTTATTGTTATTTCGTCTGGATGAGAGACGTGAGGTGATGGGTTCTAGATAACCAGATTCATCGACGGTTGGAGAGGAGGGCAGGACACCGTTCGATGATACAGGTACCAAAGTGATGGGTGGCTGCTGCTGCTGCTCGGTGGTCTGGGGTGGAGGATGGTTGATGGACTCTTGAAGCATGGTAAAGAGTGCTTCGGCACGTCTGCACTTAAATCCATAGACTCCTGAACCAGTGGCGCATCTCCTTCCACATTCGAATGAGAAGATCTCCGAGTCAAAACCATAACGTCGAAGGCATGTAAGGGGCCAACGAATCACCACTCCTCCTCCCTTCTGATGAAAGATCAGTTGAGAATCAGTTATTTCCAGACGACCACGTCGCAAATGATGGCCAGAAGTATCCACATTCACAAcctataaaattcaaatcatgTTCAGTATTTTTAAGATAACACCTTTAAAACTCAAACAGATTTCAGCATTTCTAAGATAATAATGAAAGTGTTCACATGAACCACTTAAAAACATTCTGTATTTCTAAGAGAGTCATTAAAGTTTCCACATTCACCACCCATGAAACTCAAATAGTTTTCCGTATTTCTAAGATAAGTTTCCGCATTCAACACCCATGAAACTCAAAATAGTTTTCCgtatttctaaaataagtttCCACATTCACCACCCATGAAACTCAAATAGTTTTCCGTATTTCTAAGATAAGTTTCCGCATTCAACACCCATGAAACTCAAAATAGTTTTCCgtatttctaaaataagtttCCACATTCACCACCCATGAAACTCAAATAGTTTTCCGTATTTCTAAGATAAGTTTCCGCATTCAACACCAATGAAACTCAAAATAGTTTTCCgtatttctaaaataagtttCCACATTCCCCAACCATGAAACTCAAATAGTTTTCCGTATTTCTAAGATAAGTTTCCACATTCACCAACCATGAAACTCAAAATAGTTTTCCGTATTTCTAAGACAAGTTTCCACATTCACCATCCATGAAACTCAAATAGTTTTCCGTATTTCTAAGATAAGTTTCCACATTCACCACCCATGAAACTCAAAATAGTTTTCTGTATTTCTAAGAGAGAGTAAGTCCAAAACAAAATCGTCAAAagaatttcatttgtatttttggaagtatattacaaaaatgatttaaaattaaagaaaatatctacTTCTAGGTTAACTTTGATTTTCTGGTCTTGTATGTGAGTAGGAAAcgtcgttttttttccttttaaaaatttaaaaatttctggttTTCTAAGCAGAACGCAGCGATCTcctttgatttttgaaatcatcAGTCCCAAATTCTctccataactaatttttacagtaaggaaaaaataagttcagaaaaaattagagtaagccatgaactttcaaatactgaaaagaaattttcaaaatatcaaaataaaaataaaatatgaaaagacaACTTAGGAATACGTAATGGAGAAGTTCTTTTCCTAAATTTTGTTTGccttgtgatatttttttttctttcttctccgcaactgaaacttcatggcttaaTCTACGTTTGCCTCAAttcactttttctttactttaaattagttttagacAGTGGCGTAATTTTAATGCATG
This window of the Parasteatoda tepidariorum isolate YZ-2023 chromosome 4, CAS_Ptep_4.0, whole genome shotgun sequence genome carries:
- the LOC107447795 gene encoding fibroblast growth factor receptor substrate 2, whose protein sequence is MKSMGCVSTRPELEENSRIFRVVNVDTSGHHLRRGRLEITDSQLIFHQKGGGVVIRWPLTCLRRYGFDSEIFSFECGRRCATGSGVYGFKCRRAEALFTMLQESINHPPPQTTEQQQQPPITLVPVSSNGVLPSSPTVDESGYLEPITSRLSSRRNNNNRTVSPGGYVSIHESPVSEWPLPRCCSLGAHHYVNNEVIEQESAEQPEESTYVNSAVVSPLCRNSVDINTNYAKLDDLLKQEQHFYVNVKPDRTSPPHKVVAPTEQPNEVNYAELDLDATESGQSNPNSLHSLTSSPAKSPEGYAQIDFDKTVALSNSANPYPSFNDDSMRKTRHNAVIPSP